In Betta splendens chromosome 19, fBetSpl5.4, whole genome shotgun sequence, the following proteins share a genomic window:
- the aqp8a.2 gene encoding aquaporin-8a.2: protein MGVEKMEMKEAASALMEKGEKPPASKPSKYEKLFQPCVAELVGTMFFVFIGCVSVIENVPAAGRLQPALVHGLAVAVMVAVMDNISGSHFNPPFTIAIYLCGGMELIMVGPYIVSQLIGGVLGAGMAKIMTPAGRYLNATGAAFDILKSQDQLSGAIFGEVAMTCLVTMVVLLVAVNSKTKTPLAPFLVGCTVIINVLAGGDISGTCLNPARAFGPAVMANYWTYHWVYWVGPIGGGVVAAALLRLILGDNKLRLVMKS, encoded by the exons ATGGGAGTtgagaaaatggaaatgaaggAAGCAGCCAGTGCTCTGATGGAGAAGGGAGAGAAGCCGCCTGCGAGCAAACCAAGCAAATACGAGAAGCTGTTCCAACCCTGTGTGGCTGAGTTAGTGGGGACcatgttctttgttttcatcGGGTGCGTGTCCGTCATCGAGAACGTGCCGGCGGCCGGGCGGCTGCAGCCTGCGTTGGTGCACGGACTGGCTGTGGCAGTGATGGTGGCAGTCATGGATAACATTAG TGGATCCCATTTTAACCCTCCCTTCACTATTGCCATCTATCTGTGTGGGGGCATGGAGCTGATCATGGTGGGGCCATACATTGTGAGCCAGCTGATTGGAGGGGTGCTTGGAGCTGGAATGGCCAAG ATCATGACTCCTGCAGGGCGCTATTTAAATGCCACAGGAGCAGCCTTTGACATCCTGAAGTCGCAGGACCAGCTGTCTGGCGCCATCTTTGGTGAGGTGGCCATGACCTGCCTGGTCACgatggtggtgctgctggtggcggTCAACAGCAAGACAAAAACCCCTCTGGCTCCGTTCCTGGTGGGCTGCACCGTCATCATCAACGTCTTGGCAGG AGGCGATATATCAGGGACGTGTCTGAACCCGGCCAGAGCTttcggcccagctgtgatggcCAACTACTGGACGTACCACTGGGTGTACTGGGTCGGTCCCATCGGAGGAGGCGTAGTAGCCGCCGCTCTGCTCAG ACTAATCCTCGGGGACAATAAGTTACGACTCGTTATGAAATCATAG
- the hbae5 gene encoding hemoglobin, alpha embryonic 5, with protein MSLTDKDKAAVKALWSRISKSADAIGADALSRMLVVYPQTKTYFSHWADLSSGSAQVKGHGKTIMGGVALAVAKIDDLTNGLLDLSEKHAFQIKVDPANFKILAHCLLLVIANLFPADFTPEAHVSMDKFLGNVALGISERYR; from the exons ATGAGTTTGACTGACAAAGACAAGGCTGCCGTCAAGGCTCTGTGGAGCAGAATCTCCAAGTCCGCAGATGCCATTGGGGCTGATGCTTTATCCAG GATGCTCGTGGTCTATCCCCAAACCAAGACCTACTTCTCCCACTGGGCTGACCTGAGCTCCGGCTCTGCCCAGGTGAAGGGCCACGGAAAGACGATCATGGGAGGAGTCGCTCTGGCTGTGGCCAAGATTGACGACCTGACTAATGGCCTGCTGGACCTCAGCGAGAAGCACGCTTTCCAGATCAAGGTGGACCCGGCCAACTTCAAG ATCCTGGCTCACTGCCTTCTCCTGGTGATCGCCAACTTGTTCCCCGCTGACTTCACCCCCGAGGCTCACGTGTCTATGGACAAGTTCCTGGGCAACGTGGCCCTGGGTATCTCTGAGAGGTAccgctga
- the hbbe2 gene encoding hemoglobin beta embryonic-2 isoform X2, whose product MVEWTEQERSIITGIFANLSYEEIGPKALVRCLIVYPWTQRYFSSFGNLYNAEAIRGNPNVAAHGIKVLHGLDRAVKNMDNIKATYAELSVLHSEKLHVDPDNFRLLADCLTIEIAAKLGTAFTADTQAAFQKFLAVVVSALGRQYH is encoded by the exons ATGGTTGAGTGGACTGAGCAGGAGCGCAGCATCATCACCGGCATCTTTGCCAACCTCAGCTACGAGGAGATCGGACCCAAGGCTCTGGTCAG GTGTCTGATCGTCTACCCCTGGACTCAGAGGTATTTCAGCTCCTTCGGTAACCTCTACAACGCCGAGGCCATCAGGGGCAACCCCAACGTGGCAGCTCACGGCATCAAGGTGCTCCACGGTCTGGACCGGGCTGTGAAGAACATGGACAACATCAAGGCCACCTATGCCGAGCTGAGCGTCCTGCACTCCGAGAAGCTGCACGTCGACCCCGACAACTTCAGG ctgctggctgactgtctgaccattgAAATCGCCGCCAAACTGGGCACCGCCTTCACCGCAGACACGCAGGCCGCTTTCCAGAAGTTCCTGGCTGTGGTGGTGTCCGCCCTGGGAAGGCAGTACCACTAA
- the hbbe2 gene encoding hemoglobin beta embryonic-2 isoform X1, translating to MVEWTEQERSIITGIFANLSYEEIGPKALVRCLIVYPWTQRYFSSFGNLYNAEAIRGNPNVAAHGIKVLHGLDRAVKNMDNIKATYAELSVLHSEKLHVDPDNFRVSSAGLQQMHSAHLKADRLVSRRLTFPLFLHQLLADCLTIEIAAKLGTAFTADTQAAFQKFLAVVVSALGRQYH from the exons ATGGTTGAGTGGACTGAGCAGGAGCGCAGCATCATCACCGGCATCTTTGCCAACCTCAGCTACGAGGAGATCGGACCCAAGGCTCTGGTCAG GTGTCTGATCGTCTACCCCTGGACTCAGAGGTATTTCAGCTCCTTCGGTAACCTCTACAACGCCGAGGCCATCAGGGGCAACCCCAACGTGGCAGCTCACGGCATCAAGGTGCTCCACGGTCTGGACCGGGCTGTGAAGAACATGGACAACATCAAGGCCACCTATGCCGAGCTGAGCGTCCTGCACTCCGAGAAGCTGCACGTCGACCCCGACAACTTCAGGGTAAGTTCTGCGGGATTAcaacaaatgcacagcgcacaccTGAAGGCCGATCGGTTGGTGTCACGTCGTCTGACGTTTCCCCTgttcctccaccagctgctggctgactgtctgaccattgAAATCGCCGCCAAACTGGGCACCGCCTTCACCGCAGACACGCAGGCCGCTTTCCAGAAGTTCCTGGCTGTGGTGGTGTCCGCCCTGGGAAGGCAGTACCACTAA